The proteins below are encoded in one region of Pelotomaculum isophthalicicum JI:
- a CDS encoding GAF domain-containing sensor histidine kinase — protein MTNSNAEHPELLMVCKINSKFDDIKKTCPAIKEALSFSVDSFEFAHAGLILYINNKQTACLQVSRKGLCEKRSPAGIFYGKYMDEFGASHNPAETMDSLQPSSFTSISVILRACDTASKMEIGVFSASPATAQNYLNKATSLGIHIVNIIQDSVFGRQKDRNLRKLSVLLETVCTIGSTLNLNQILHVVSQITADLFNARCAIFLFNENDQTIIPAVGVGSFDKELKKKFRAQKGLAPYPAFIKAMRDQKPVVLTPNNIESGLPQEIINNFSYARVLLIPLISKNSVLGIMQVDRPVHDKQFNQEEVAIFSAIAKGTSIAMENTKLVDALAKKEKLLQQLLEKFICVQEDERKRVASEIHDGAIQALLGIWYRIQLLAISTSSDDTNKNELIKIQDLLGQQIQEIRRIVYNLRPVMLDTYGLGPALRALVRTLQEESQIDFELVMENQKQPLPANIELTLYRIVQELLANVIKHSQATRAQVTLVNGEESTVLVVKDNGTGFNLTPPSRDDPYGNLGLANIQERLTLLGGTFKIESQLGWGTTVTVQVPTPLAN, from the coding sequence ATGACCAACAGCAACGCGGAACATCCCGAACTGCTAATGGTATGCAAAATCAACTCTAAATTCGACGATATAAAAAAAACATGTCCTGCTATTAAGGAAGCTCTAAGCTTTTCCGTCGACTCGTTTGAATTTGCGCACGCGGGGTTGATTTTGTACATTAATAATAAACAAACCGCCTGCCTGCAGGTTTCAAGAAAAGGTTTATGCGAGAAACGGTCACCGGCAGGTATTTTTTACGGCAAATATATGGACGAGTTTGGCGCGAGTCATAATCCGGCGGAAACAATGGATTCATTACAGCCTTCGTCTTTTACCTCAATTTCAGTCATTCTGCGGGCATGCGATACTGCCAGCAAAATGGAAATCGGCGTTTTCAGCGCCTCACCCGCGACAGCGCAAAACTATCTTAACAAAGCCACTTCTCTTGGAATCCATATTGTCAACATTATTCAAGATTCTGTTTTCGGCAGGCAAAAAGACCGGAATTTAAGGAAACTATCTGTCTTGCTTGAAACAGTGTGCACTATCGGTTCAACCCTAAACTTAAATCAGATCCTGCATGTAGTTTCCCAGATCACCGCCGATCTTTTTAACGCTCGCTGCGCTATTTTCCTATTTAACGAAAACGATCAGACAATTATACCTGCTGTCGGTGTGGGTAGTTTTGACAAAGAACTCAAAAAGAAATTCAGGGCGCAAAAAGGTCTTGCCCCATACCCGGCGTTTATCAAGGCGATGCGAGATCAAAAGCCGGTGGTGTTAACCCCGAACAATATCGAAAGCGGTCTTCCTCAGGAAATTATAAATAATTTTTCATACGCGAGAGTGCTCTTGATCCCGCTCATTTCCAAAAACAGCGTACTCGGGATCATGCAGGTGGACCGGCCGGTTCATGACAAGCAATTTAATCAAGAAGAAGTAGCGATTTTTTCCGCAATCGCTAAAGGGACTTCAATTGCCATGGAAAATACCAAGCTTGTGGACGCTCTGGCCAAAAAAGAAAAACTCTTGCAACAGCTTTTAGAAAAGTTTATTTGCGTCCAGGAAGATGAACGCAAAAGAGTCGCGTCGGAAATCCACGACGGGGCCATCCAGGCCCTGCTGGGAATCTGGTACCGGATTCAGTTGCTTGCCATATCCACCAGCAGCGACGATACTAATAAAAACGAACTAATCAAAATACAAGACTTGCTCGGACAGCAAATTCAGGAAATACGCAGAATTGTATACAACCTGAGGCCGGTGATGCTCGACACCTACGGGCTTGGCCCCGCGCTCCGGGCACTTGTCCGCACGCTGCAGGAAGAAAGCCAGATCGATTTTGAACTGGTGATGGAAAACCAAAAACAACCGTTGCCGGCTAATATTGAATTAACGTTATACCGCATCGTCCAGGAACTCCTGGCAAACGTAATCAAACATTCCCAGGCCACCAGGGCTCAGGTCACCCTGGTTAACGGCGAGGAAAGCACTGTGCTGGTGGTCAAGGACAACGGCACCGGTTTCAATTTAACGCCTCCCAGCCGGGATGACCCGTATGGCAACCTGGGTTTGGCAAATATCCAGGAACGGCTCACCCTTCTGGGAGGAACTTTTAAAATAGAATCCCAGCTCGGCTGGGGTACAACAGTTACGGTCCAGGTGCCTACTCCGCTTGCCAACTAA
- a CDS encoding indolepyruvate oxidoreductase subunit beta gives MKNKYDFLFAGVGGQGTILASDILSEVGMRSGYDVKKSEVHGMSQRGGAVESHVRWGEKVYSPLIEEGNTDFLLAFEMLEAARWPHFTAANTVALINRHQIFPPSVNLGQAKYPEENEIESILAGAGAKVVWVDGAAKALELGNAALGGVVLIGALSTYLDEPVEVWEKTIVELVPAKFKELNVQAFRAGRELMQK, from the coding sequence ATGAAAAATAAATACGACTTCCTGTTTGCCGGAGTTGGCGGCCAGGGAACTATCCTGGCCAGCGATATACTCTCCGAAGTCGGTATGCGCAGCGGTTATGACGTTAAAAAGTCCGAAGTGCACGGGATGTCGCAGCGGGGCGGGGCAGTGGAGAGTCATGTCCGCTGGGGAGAGAAAGTTTATTCACCGCTTATTGAGGAAGGAAATACCGACTTCCTGCTTGCTTTCGAAATGCTTGAGGCTGCCAGATGGCCCCATTTTACCGCGGCAAACACAGTCGCCTTAATCAACCGCCACCAGATCTTTCCTCCGAGTGTTAACCTTGGACAGGCCAAGTACCCGGAGGAAAATGAGATAGAAAGTATTCTTGCCGGCGCCGGAGCAAAGGTTGTCTGGGTAGACGGAGCGGCAAAGGCGCTGGAATTGGGGAACGCCGCCCTTGGCGGGGTTGTTTTAATTGGCGCGCTTTCCACATATTTGGACGAACCCGTTGAAGTATGGGAAAAAACCATAGTTGAACTTGTTCCGGCCAAATTTAAGGAATTAAACGTGCAGGCTTTCAGAGCCGGCCGGGAATTAATGCAAAAGTAG
- the iorA gene encoding indolepyruvate ferredoxin oxidoreductase subunit alpha: MKKIMSGNEALAYGAYLAGIKVGAGYPGTPSTEVLENYSRYPGAYAEWSPNEKVAMDVGIGAALGGKRAMVTMKHVGLNVAADSLFTVSYTGTNGALIIINSDDPSMHSSQNEQDNRHYARASKVVMLEPADSEEAKRFVKVAVEISETFDTPVILRTTTRLSHSRCIVALEDEPADIVVEPAAYERNASKYVMVPMNARQRRLVVEERLKKLAEYAETTPINFIEPGGGDIGVIAAGVSYQYAKEVFPEATFLKLGMVYPLPKQLIRDLAGRVKQVVVVEELDPFIEEHVRLLGIPVKGREVFPGIAEFSQGRVRKHAAAAGLVPKVADPPAVQTPQLPVRPPMLCPGCAHRPVFYALQRLRVAVMGDIGCYTLGAAPPLGSMHSCICMGASIGNVHGVDRAKVKDRTAAVIGDSTFFHSGIAPLINLISNGGNSTVIVVDNRITAMTGHQPHPGTGWTLMGKEVPNVSIDALARAVGFKKVDVINPYDFKLVLDTIRDHTSSDEPSLIVSQYPCVLNIREKKPAPTVDLDACNECGTCLRIGCSPMTKVDGGVAIDPALCIGCGFCASVCPQSAIKVPS, encoded by the coding sequence ATGAAAAAAATAATGTCTGGAAATGAGGCTCTCGCTTACGGCGCTTACCTGGCTGGGATAAAAGTTGGCGCCGGTTATCCCGGTACGCCCAGTACTGAGGTTTTGGAAAATTACTCCCGTTATCCCGGCGCTTACGCGGAATGGTCACCAAATGAAAAGGTGGCGATGGACGTGGGGATCGGGGCGGCTTTAGGTGGAAAACGCGCCATGGTAACCATGAAACATGTCGGCTTGAATGTGGCGGCCGATTCCCTGTTTACTGTTTCCTACACTGGAACGAATGGCGCCTTGATTATTATCAACTCCGACGATCCCAGCATGCATAGTTCACAAAATGAGCAAGACAACAGGCACTATGCCAGAGCTTCCAAGGTAGTTATGCTTGAGCCGGCGGATTCCGAGGAAGCAAAGCGTTTTGTCAAAGTGGCGGTTGAAATTAGTGAGACATTCGATACTCCGGTAATTTTGCGGACAACTACCAGGTTGTCGCATTCCAGGTGTATCGTCGCATTGGAAGATGAACCGGCTGATATTGTAGTAGAGCCGGCTGCTTATGAGCGTAACGCGTCAAAGTATGTAATGGTGCCGATGAACGCCCGCCAACGCCGCTTGGTAGTGGAGGAAAGGCTTAAAAAGTTGGCGGAGTATGCCGAAACAACGCCAATCAATTTTATTGAGCCGGGCGGCGGCGATATTGGTGTTATTGCCGCGGGCGTAAGCTACCAGTATGCCAAAGAGGTTTTTCCCGAAGCAACCTTTCTAAAACTGGGAATGGTGTACCCCTTGCCTAAGCAGTTGATCCGCGATCTGGCGGGGCGGGTGAAGCAAGTTGTCGTGGTGGAAGAGTTGGACCCCTTCATTGAAGAACATGTACGACTGCTTGGTATTCCAGTTAAAGGACGAGAAGTGTTTCCCGGCATAGCTGAATTCAGCCAGGGAAGAGTGAGAAAACATGCTGCGGCTGCGGGGCTTGTGCCCAAGGTGGCTGATCCCCCGGCAGTACAGACTCCGCAGTTGCCGGTTAGACCGCCGATGCTTTGCCCCGGTTGCGCCCACAGGCCGGTTTTTTACGCTTTGCAGCGCCTTCGGGTAGCGGTAATGGGCGATATCGGGTGCTACACGCTGGGTGCCGCGCCTCCGCTTGGTTCCATGCATTCATGTATATGTATGGGTGCCAGTATCGGCAACGTGCATGGAGTTGACAGGGCAAAAGTAAAGGACCGCACTGCGGCGGTGATCGGTGACTCAACCTTTTTCCACAGCGGTATAGCGCCGCTCATTAATCTGATCAGTAATGGCGGCAACAGCACGGTAATTGTCGTTGACAACCGGATCACGGCCATGACCGGCCACCAGCCGCACCCGGGCACCGGCTGGACGCTGATGGGCAAAGAAGTGCCGAATGTCAGCATCGATGCCCTGGCGCGCGCCGTTGGTTTTAAGAAAGTAGATGTGATCAATCCTTATGATTTCAAACTTGTTCTGGATACAATCCGGGATCATACAAGTTCGGATGAACCTTCGTTGATTGTTTCACAGTATCCATGCGTGCTTAATATCAGGGAAAAGAAACCGGCTCCGACAGTGGATCTGGATGCCTGCAACGAGTGCGGCACTTGCCTCCGCATCGGGTGTTCGCCGATGACCAAGGTGGACGGCGGGGTGGCGATAGATCCCGCTCTCTGCATCGGCTGCGGTTTCTGCGCCAGTGTATGTCCCCAGAGCGCCATTAAGGTTCCCAGTTGA
- a CDS encoding response regulator → MSSIKLLIVDDHPMIREGLVAMLGPRQDIDIIGCCSNAEDALEFVTRNVPDVVLMDIKMQKMNGIEATREITSRVPGIKVIMLTIFEDAESVRLSLQAGATGYMLKQATQEKLVESVHQAYRGETVIDPALIDQLVSDYARLAQGSFKQSRTIMKDDNKNLTPREDEILKYLSQGLSNKEISAKTHLAVDTVKTHLRSIYRKMGVKSRSQAISEIVKQRGNFKT, encoded by the coding sequence GTGTCCAGTATTAAGCTGCTGATTGTTGATGATCATCCAATGATCCGGGAAGGTCTGGTCGCAATGTTGGGGCCAAGGCAGGATATCGACATTATCGGCTGCTGCTCGAACGCTGAAGACGCGTTGGAATTCGTCACGCGCAACGTCCCGGATGTTGTTCTCATGGATATCAAAATGCAAAAAATGAACGGTATTGAAGCCACCCGTGAAATAACTTCCCGCGTGCCCGGAATAAAGGTAATTATGCTTACCATTTTCGAAGACGCGGAGTCGGTCAGGCTTTCCCTGCAAGCCGGGGCGACCGGGTATATGCTAAAGCAAGCGACACAAGAAAAGCTTGTGGAAAGCGTTCACCAGGCGTATCGCGGCGAAACGGTAATTGACCCGGCCCTGATCGATCAACTGGTTAGCGATTATGCCAGGTTAGCTCAAGGCTCTTTCAAACAGTCACGTACAATAATGAAAGATGACAATAAAAATCTTACTCCGCGAGAAGATGAGATTCTCAAGTACCTAAGCCAGGGCTTGTCAAACAAGGAAATATCGGCAAAAACCCACCTGGCTGTGGACACGGTAAAAACTCACTTGCGCAGCATCTACCGTAAAATGGGCGTAAAAAGCCGCTCCCAGGCCATTTCGGAAATTGTCAAGCAAAGAGGCAACTTTAAAACCTAG
- a CDS encoding gamma carbonic anhydrase family protein, translating to MAFYEFEGKKPVVDESSYVHPEATIIGDVTIGEGCYIGPGARIRGDWGAVVIGPGSNVQENCVIHVLPGETAILGPRSHIGHNTVLHTPRLGEHVLVGMGAVVMDFATIGDGCCVGAGAVITAKTDIPPGKLVLGAPAKAVADIKEGMRKSLEEATGYYLALPPRCHQSLRQVSPEDCRAVKSS from the coding sequence ATGGCGTTTTATGAGTTTGAAGGGAAAAAGCCTGTTGTTGACGAGAGCAGCTATGTGCACCCGGAAGCCACGATCATTGGTGACGTTACGATTGGGGAAGGCTGTTACATTGGTCCGGGGGCAAGAATCCGGGGAGACTGGGGCGCTGTCGTGATCGGTCCCGGCTCCAATGTGCAGGAGAATTGCGTCATTCATGTGCTTCCCGGGGAAACTGCCATACTTGGTCCAAGAAGCCATATCGGACATAACACAGTTCTGCATACTCCCAGACTGGGAGAGCATGTGCTGGTCGGGATGGGAGCGGTAGTCATGGATTTTGCCACTATCGGGGACGGGTGCTGTGTCGGCGCAGGCGCTGTAATAACCGCGAAGACGGATATACCGCCCGGCAAGTTGGTGTTGGGAGCGCCGGCTAAAGCAGTAGCGGATATTAAAGAGGGGATGCGGAAATCACTTGAAGAAGCAACGGGTTATTACCTGGCGCTGCCGCCCCGCTGTCACCAGTCTTTAAGACAGGTATCGCCAGAGGATTGCCGGGCAGTAAAAAGTTCCTAG